One Cryomorphaceae bacterium 1068 DNA window includes the following coding sequences:
- a CDS encoding gliding motility-associated C-terminal domain-containing protein, producing MLSFFGMGQSLYWQGQSGNWNDLDNWGDASGAPVQDLPDEGTHVYFSAQSAGVINLANQEIQIASLTALNVDQITLESDQGATLVIGGSLNLGEEVSLGSSIELQLTGEGYSNPTLSIPSTLESHLADFPAHYERIPTSNGTRGSCPFFDLTPDPTPPTCNDFNDGTAAVLEPTTGVGPYTYQWIGGPTTREWTNVGAGTYTVLVFDQGQGGVPCNIDVFVNEPGPLTVFALNPTAPTCADLCNGQAAPIIIGGNGGYDLDWSSGESGPTASALCATFTLTIEDVEGCVADTTVTFSNIPEPILIDEVVTDITCFGADDGFIDISASGGTGNLGFAWSGPNGFTSVSEDISGLEPGDYTIEVTDDNGCTVDETYAVVENPVLLVSATATDNLCNADNTGSVDLTISGGLSPYDVSWTGPGGFVSVDQDIADLLAGTYEVTVTDAANCVVVIQETVDEPTPLTAVITPSSLLCFENNSGQLTAAAQGGTPGYNYAWAGPNGFFGSGPTIIALPAGTYTLTLTDNNNCVFTTDVDLVEPDELMLDFVESPISCNGDSDGAIDLTITGGTAPFSFTWTGPNGFTSTDEDITALSTGTYSVEVTDFNNCVIADSYDLAQPLPIDLSAVTADPSCAAQNSGAIDLTITNGTAPYDVSWSGPNGFSSTDEDNANLVAGDYTVEVTDAGNCFETATYTLVDPTGLDATFTTGDVSCFGGTNGSISTSASGGSAPYGFAWTGPNGFVSSDQNLSDLEAGDYTLTLSDDNGCEETFLVTINQPTDIVVLNTITDVLCFGDSDGGIEITPSGATPPYTFQWTGPSGFSSSAQNISNISAGDYSVEITDDNGCLFDFTYTVNEPGAIVLVETITEVLCAGDFTGAIDLTVSGGVLDYDFLWTGPNGFTASTEDVSNIEAGSYTIDLTDGLGCSASATYTIQEQFDVLLTATSTNISCFGAGDGSIDLAPSGGLAPFTFDWTGPNGFTSSDEDLIGLEAGIYDVLTTDFNGCTETSQVEILEPSEIVLDIVSTNINCFGDADGTITLTTTGGTAPLDFSWVGPNAFTSANQNLSGLEPGDYEVTVEDANGCSVNDVVTISENAVLTVSVETFNSNCQQSDGLAVATAVGGTGVLTYVWEDEFGTVLVQNDSLIDVQSGTYVVIVSDELGCTIQSTAVISDDNGTLTGIVTNPICAGGNNGAIDTELIGGTAPFIYEWTDGNGFTSDQEDLTDLVASTYVLSITDANNCVFSEAFEVIDPIAITAVVSLIEVSCAGADGVIDLTIENAADPFDVNWTGPNGFVGDGVSLSALEPGDYDYTILDALGCSISGAVSLAEAPSIDVVETITNIDCAGDANGIISLEVSGGIPPLQFSWIGPDGFTSSFEDISSLSPGDYDLTVTDQSTCTENLTFTITEPDSILVDIAISEPDCNQSNGSLQATITGGTISLDYSIAWSDNLGNPISSDVLVENLAPGTYSLIVTDDNGCVYMEDITLSNPGGDITPTITPVTCGGEMDGSINLEILNVAEPFAVSWTGPDGFISSDEDIINLAAGIYTYSVSGADGCVFSESLEVTSPEAIVVLASTVNTCFGEDNGQIEIEVSGGEAPYAISWIGPDTFVSSDLVISDLVAGDYVLEIIDNAGCDFSDVYTVTESPEIITEIAFQNVVCFGEMNGSIDLTISGGLPPFSIEWLGSDGFSSTDEDLTALGIGDYTVIISDFNGCSVQDTVTIAQPDELVVIEEVTASGCSDLPNSGSISLFPEGGQVGYVVVWTGPDDFSSTLFDIIDLSTGIYDYTVTDQAGCEVSNSIEILEVEPLSLEANVIDPTCFGSSTGAIEPLIGGGLAPYQLVWVGPDGFEASTDTIENLFVGEYSLTVIDQAGCELRETLTLNQPEPILIELNSAAATCVNVADGSVEALVTGGIPEYSFLWAGPESFESDEQNIIDLSQGEYILTVMDANGCEISDTTVIDVLFDLDVNAGLDAALCPSDLPVTLDGELAGGDQYFWTLNGDTISSSSQVLIDESFDGITDLILIGSNGACSETDTVSVEILESPEVDAGEDARVFIEEVFSLGGDPTSPDEVTYLWIPNPMSVFDSTAANPTGFLLESEDFVITVTDQNGCQSSDSVFVEVLPDIDVTSGFTPNGDGVNDTWIIDNIELFPSMVVHVFNRWGEEVFESQGYNSTIAWDGTYEGSILPSGTYYFTLELNDPRFPDPITGPLTLHR from the coding sequence ATGCTGTCCTTCTTTGGCATGGGCCAGTCACTCTATTGGCAAGGTCAGTCCGGAAATTGGAATGATCTGGATAATTGGGGCGATGCATCAGGCGCGCCCGTACAGGATCTTCCCGACGAAGGAACTCATGTGTACTTTTCAGCGCAAAGCGCAGGGGTGATTAACCTTGCAAATCAAGAAATTCAAATAGCTTCCTTAACGGCTCTAAACGTTGACCAAATCACTTTGGAGTCAGATCAAGGCGCTACCCTAGTCATTGGCGGAAGCCTTAATCTCGGAGAGGAGGTTTCTTTGGGTTCAAGCATAGAACTTCAACTTACAGGCGAAGGATATTCCAACCCTACTCTTTCTATTCCTTCTACTCTCGAGAGCCATCTGGCTGATTTTCCTGCACATTACGAAAGAATTCCAACTTCAAACGGCACGAGAGGTTCTTGTCCGTTTTTTGATTTAACACCAGACCCTACACCGCCTACGTGTAACGATTTTAACGATGGAACTGCGGCTGTGCTTGAACCTACCACAGGTGTCGGGCCTTATACGTATCAATGGATCGGTGGTCCTACCACCAGAGAATGGACGAATGTTGGTGCGGGAACTTACACCGTATTGGTATTTGATCAAGGTCAAGGAGGAGTTCCTTGTAATATTGATGTATTCGTAAATGAGCCCGGACCACTTACCGTGTTTGCACTTAACCCTACAGCTCCCACTTGTGCAGATCTTTGCAATGGTCAGGCAGCTCCGATCATCATCGGAGGAAACGGCGGCTACGATCTGGACTGGTCCAGCGGTGAATCAGGACCAACCGCCTCTGCACTTTGTGCAACTTTCACTTTGACAATCGAGGATGTTGAGGGGTGCGTCGCAGATACTACAGTAACGTTTAGCAATATTCCCGAGCCAATTTTGATCGACGAAGTGGTTACCGATATCACCTGCTTTGGGGCAGATGACGGTTTCATTGATATTTCTGCCTCGGGTGGTACAGGAAATCTTGGATTCGCTTGGTCAGGTCCGAATGGATTCACTTCTGTTTCCGAAGATATTTCAGGACTTGAGCCCGGGGATTATACTATAGAAGTAACAGATGACAACGGTTGTACCGTGGATGAGACTTATGCTGTTGTCGAGAATCCGGTATTGCTTGTTTCGGCAACCGCAACGGATAATTTGTGCAATGCAGACAATACAGGCTCGGTCGATTTAACGATTTCAGGAGGTTTGTCGCCTTATGACGTTTCATGGACAGGACCGGGAGGCTTTGTTTCTGTGGATCAAGACATTGCGGATCTTCTAGCAGGTACGTATGAGGTGACCGTCACCGATGCTGCTAATTGCGTGGTGGTTATTCAAGAAACGGTGGATGAGCCAACACCATTGACGGCAGTCATTACACCTTCAAGCCTACTTTGCTTTGAAAATAACTCTGGACAACTTACTGCAGCGGCACAAGGTGGAACTCCGGGATACAATTATGCTTGGGCAGGTCCAAATGGATTTTTTGGATCAGGACCTACGATAATCGCACTTCCTGCAGGAACTTATACGCTCACTCTCACGGACAATAACAATTGTGTCTTTACAACAGATGTAGATTTGGTGGAGCCCGATGAGCTGATGCTGGATTTTGTTGAATCACCCATTTCGTGTAACGGAGATTCAGATGGAGCCATCGATTTGACTATTACGGGAGGAACTGCTCCATTTTCTTTTACTTGGACAGGTCCGAATGGGTTTACTTCAACAGATGAGGATATAACCGCCCTTTCAACGGGAACTTATTCGGTTGAGGTAACTGACTTCAACAACTGTGTAATAGCCGATAGCTATGACCTTGCACAGCCATTGCCAATAGATCTTTCAGCTGTCACAGCAGATCCGAGTTGTGCCGCACAGAACTCAGGAGCGATTGACCTTACCATTACCAATGGGACTGCCCCTTATGATGTTTCATGGTCTGGGCCAAATGGTTTTTCGTCGACCGATGAAGATAACGCGAATCTGGTAGCAGGAGATTACACGGTAGAAGTTACCGACGCGGGAAATTGTTTTGAGACTGCTACATACACCTTGGTTGATCCAACAGGATTGGATGCTACGTTTACGACAGGCGATGTCTCATGCTTCGGCGGTACAAATGGAAGTATCTCAACATCCGCATCAGGAGGATCGGCCCCTTATGGTTTCGCTTGGACAGGGCCAAACGGCTTCGTGTCATCTGATCAGAATCTAAGTGATTTGGAAGCAGGAGACTACACACTGACCCTAAGTGACGACAATGGCTGTGAGGAAACCTTCTTAGTTACCATAAATCAACCCACTGATATTGTGGTTTTGAATACCATTACCGATGTGCTTTGTTTTGGTGATTCGGATGGCGGAATTGAAATTACACCTTCAGGAGCTACCCCACCTTACACCTTTCAATGGACAGGGCCTTCAGGTTTTTCCTCTTCAGCTCAGAATATTTCAAACATTTCAGCAGGGGATTATTCAGTGGAGATTACGGATGATAATGGGTGTCTGTTCGACTTTACCTATACTGTAAATGAGCCGGGAGCTATTGTACTTGTTGAGACTATTACCGAGGTGCTTTGTGCGGGAGATTTTACCGGTGCTATCGACCTTACCGTTTCGGGTGGAGTGTTGGATTACGACTTTTTATGGACGGGCCCAAATGGTTTTACTGCCAGTACAGAAGATGTTTCCAATATCGAAGCAGGATCTTACACAATAGATTTGACTGATGGCTTGGGCTGTAGTGCTTCAGCTACTTATACTATTCAGGAGCAGTTCGATGTACTTCTTACCGCTACTTCAACCAATATTTCTTGCTTTGGCGCCGGAGACGGATCCATCGATTTAGCTCCTTCAGGCGGTCTAGCACCGTTCACATTTGATTGGACGGGCCCGAATGGATTCACATCGTCCGATGAAGATCTAATAGGTCTGGAGGCAGGAATTTACGATGTACTGACTACCGACTTCAATGGTTGTACCGAAACCTCACAGGTAGAAATTCTTGAACCGTCAGAGATCGTTTTAGATATCGTTTCTACAAATATTAACTGCTTTGGTGATGCCGATGGTACAATTACACTAACCACTACCGGTGGAACCGCTCCGTTGGATTTCTCATGGGTTGGACCGAATGCGTTTACTTCAGCTAACCAAAACTTATCAGGATTAGAGCCCGGTGATTACGAAGTCACCGTGGAGGATGCAAACGGATGTTCAGTGAATGATGTAGTGACCATTTCAGAAAACGCTGTTTTGACGGTGTCTGTTGAAACTTTCAACTCCAATTGTCAGCAATCAGATGGTTTGGCAGTAGCCACTGCAGTGGGAGGAACAGGCGTTTTGACCTACGTTTGGGAAGATGAATTTGGAACTGTACTAGTTCAAAACGATAGTTTGATCGATGTGCAGTCCGGAACTTATGTGGTCATTGTATCTGATGAATTGGGCTGCACCATACAATCAACTGCCGTGATCTCTGATGATAACGGAACGCTAACCGGTATCGTAACAAATCCTATTTGTGCCGGTGGAAATAATGGAGCTATCGATACGGAACTCATCGGTGGAACGGCGCCATTTATCTATGAGTGGACAGACGGAAATGGATTTACCTCGGATCAAGAAGATCTTACCGATTTGGTTGCGAGTACCTATGTTTTATCGATTACCGATGCAAACAATTGCGTATTTTCAGAGGCCTTTGAAGTAATCGATCCAATTGCTATTACTGCAGTGGTGAGTTTAATAGAAGTGAGTTGCGCTGGTGCCGATGGAGTCATAGATTTGACGATCGAAAATGCAGCCGATCCTTTTGACGTCAATTGGACAGGCCCTAATGGTTTTGTCGGAGACGGTGTATCTCTCAGTGCTTTGGAGCCTGGAGATTATGATTACACCATTCTCGATGCATTGGGTTGCAGTATTTCAGGAGCCGTTTCGCTTGCGGAGGCTCCATCTATCGATGTTGTAGAAACAATCACCAATATTGATTGTGCAGGTGATGCTAACGGTATAATAAGTCTGGAAGTTTCCGGTGGAATTCCACCATTGCAGTTCTCTTGGATAGGCCCTGATGGATTTACTTCCTCTTTTGAAGATATTTCAAGTTTGTCTCCCGGAGACTACGATTTGACCGTTACGGATCAGTCTACTTGTACAGAAAATCTGACGTTTACGATTACAGAACCAGATTCTATCTTGGTTGATATTGCCATCTCTGAACCGGATTGCAATCAGTCCAATGGATCCCTGCAAGCAACAATTACAGGAGGAACGATTTCTCTAGACTACAGTATTGCTTGGTCTGATAATTTAGGAAATCCTATTTCAAGCGATGTACTTGTTGAGAATTTAGCACCTGGAACTTATAGCTTAATTGTCACTGACGACAATGGTTGCGTTTACATGGAAGACATTACATTGAGTAACCCGGGCGGAGATATCACACCAACAATTACTCCCGTTACCTGCGGTGGTGAAATGGATGGATCGATAAACCTAGAGATTCTCAATGTCGCTGAACCCTTTGCTGTTTCTTGGACTGGCCCTGATGGATTTATTTCAAGTGACGAAGACATTATCAATCTCGCTGCAGGTATATACACCTACTCCGTTTCAGGAGCAGATGGATGTGTTTTTAGTGAATCGCTCGAAGTGACTTCACCCGAAGCGATAGTTGTACTTGCCTCAACTGTCAACACTTGCTTTGGTGAAGATAATGGTCAAATCGAAATTGAAGTTTCAGGAGGAGAGGCACCTTACGCCATAAGTTGGATTGGGCCGGATACTTTTGTTTCTAGCGATTTGGTGATTTCTGATTTAGTGGCCGGGGATTATGTCCTCGAAATCATTGATAACGCGGGATGTGACTTTAGCGATGTTTATACCGTTACTGAGAGTCCGGAAATTATTACAGAGATTGCTTTCCAAAATGTTGTTTGTTTTGGTGAAATGAACGGCTCCATTGATTTGACTATTTCGGGAGGTCTTCCTCCATTTAGCATTGAATGGTTGGGCTCTGATGGTTTTAGTTCTACTGATGAAGACCTAACAGCATTGGGCATTGGAGATTATACTGTGATTATTTCTGATTTCAATGGATGTTCGGTACAAGACACGGTCACTATTGCTCAACCGGATGAGCTTGTGGTAATTGAAGAAGTTACCGCCTCAGGATGTTCAGATCTGCCCAATTCAGGTTCGATTTCGCTTTTCCCGGAAGGAGGACAAGTTGGATATGTCGTGGTATGGACAGGCCCTGATGATTTTAGCTCAACTCTTTTTGATATTATAGATCTCTCGACGGGAATATACGATTACACCGTGACTGATCAGGCGGGTTGTGAAGTCAGTAATTCAATTGAGATACTTGAAGTAGAGCCTCTCTCGCTAGAAGCTAATGTTATTGATCCCACTTGCTTTGGATCGTCCACAGGGGCTATTGAGCCATTAATTGGAGGAGGACTCGCCCCTTATCAACTAGTATGGGTAGGACCTGACGGATTTGAGGCGTCTACTGATACGATAGAAAACCTCTTTGTTGGTGAGTACAGTCTTACCGTGATTGATCAAGCCGGTTGTGAGCTAAGAGAAACACTTACTTTGAATCAGCCGGAGCCAATTTTGATAGAGTTGAATAGCGCAGCAGCGACTTGTGTCAATGTTGCCGATGGCTCTGTCGAAGCCTTGGTCACGGGAGGAATACCTGAGTACTCCTTCCTCTGGGCTGGCCCTGAAAGCTTCGAATCCGATGAACAGAACATCATCGATTTATCACAAGGCGAGTATATCTTGACGGTTATGGATGCCAATGGTTGCGAGATTTCCGATACAACGGTTATCGATGTTCTTTTTGACCTTGATGTAAATGCAGGATTGGATGCGGCTCTTTGTCCATCAGATTTGCCTGTTACCCTGGATGGAGAGTTGGCAGGTGGAGATCAATACTTTTGGACACTTAATGGCGATACCATTTCGTCCTCATCTCAAGTGTTAATCGATGAGTCTTTTGATGGAATTACAGATCTGATCCTTATCGGCTCAAATGGAGCATGTTCAGAAACTGATACTGTCTCTGTTGAAATCTTGGAAAGTCCTGAAGTCGATGCAGGAGAGGATGCACGGGTATTTATAGAAGAAGTCTTCTCACTAGGTGGCGACCCAACTTCTCCTGACGAGGTGACATATTTATGGATTCCGAATCCTATGTCTGTATTTGACAGTACTGCGGCTAATCCAACAGGCTTCCTTTTGGAAAGTGAAGATTTCGTAATAACCGTTACTGATCAGAATGGATGTCAATCTTCGGATAGTGTATTTGTTGAGGTTTTGCCTGACATAGACGTGACGTCCGGCTTTACGCCAAATGGAGATGGAGTGAATGATACATGGATCATTGACAATATCGAACTTTTCCCTTCGATGGTCGTACATGTCTTCAATCGATGGGGAGAGGAAGTGTTTGAATCACAAGGGTACAACTCGACTATTGCATGGGATGGAACATATGAAGGATCTATTCTTCCAAGTGGTACCTATTACTTTACTCTTGAATTAAATGATCCGCGGTTCCCTGACCCGATTACGGGACCACTAACCCTGCACAGATAA
- a CDS encoding type IX secretion system membrane protein PorP/SprF, translating into MRKLFILIFVLAYCSIAKAQQNAQFTNFLFNSFALHPAQAGMQKCLDARVGYRNQWVGFENNPQTLFISAHQRIEKISKEKGVIHGAGIIIEGDNTGFTGRTSLHAVYAVHLPITRKTRISFGFGLGALQYRFDASQVRVLGPNNGPDPILQESQAEFAFPDIKASIWLYSKYWFIGLSGHNLTGPTFNDIGEDVQIQPNFNLTAGRVYQGGDKMKYIPAAQLKFTGNSTPSFDVNFWADYDDVVALGVAFRSEDAVAGMLKFSFLDYFTVAYAYDVTYSKIRLGSSNSHEIILGISACPRNQKAGFVPCNAYD; encoded by the coding sequence ATGAGGAAGCTGTTCATATTGATTTTCGTACTGGCTTATTGCTCAATAGCAAAGGCTCAGCAAAACGCGCAGTTCACAAATTTTCTCTTCAATTCATTTGCGCTTCACCCCGCCCAAGCGGGAATGCAGAAATGCCTCGATGCCCGAGTGGGATATAGAAATCAGTGGGTGGGTTTTGAAAATAATCCACAGACCCTATTCATTTCGGCGCATCAGCGTATTGAGAAGATCAGCAAAGAAAAGGGAGTGATTCACGGTGCCGGAATTATCATCGAGGGTGACAATACCGGTTTTACAGGAAGGACATCACTACACGCCGTCTATGCTGTTCATCTACCCATTACGCGGAAGACACGTATTTCATTCGGGTTTGGACTCGGAGCCCTCCAGTATCGCTTTGATGCTTCTCAGGTCAGAGTTTTAGGACCCAATAATGGTCCTGACCCCATTCTTCAAGAATCCCAGGCAGAATTTGCTTTTCCTGATATTAAAGCGAGCATTTGGCTTTACAGCAAATACTGGTTTATTGGACTGAGCGGTCATAATTTAACGGGTCCCACCTTCAACGATATTGGCGAAGATGTGCAGATTCAGCCGAATTTTAATTTGACGGCCGGTCGCGTATATCAGGGGGGTGACAAGATGAAATACATTCCTGCAGCACAATTGAAATTTACTGGTAACTCTACACCTTCATTTGACGTAAACTTCTGGGCAGACTACGACGATGTGGTAGCTCTCGGTGTAGCGTTTCGATCAGAAGACGCGGTAGCAGGGATGCTGAAATTCAGTTTTCTCGACTACTTCACCGTTGCGTACGCATACGACGTGACTTACTCCAAAATTCGTCTCGGCTCTTCAAATAGTCATGAGATCATTTTAGGAATAAGTGCTTGTCCGCGAAACCAAAAAGCAGGCTTTGTGCCTTGTAATGCATACGACTAG